One part of the Terriglobia bacterium genome encodes these proteins:
- a CDS encoding YbjQ family protein has protein sequence MTTTAFTLDGFRITKTLGVVRGITVRSRSIFGTIGGSLQTLFGGNITLFTELCEKTRAEAFDMMVSHAEQLGANAVVGIRYDATEMLQGVTEVLCYGTAVTVRPE, from the coding sequence ATGACTACCACGGCATTCACGCTGGATGGCTTCCGGATCACGAAGACGCTGGGGGTGGTCCGGGGAATCACGGTCCGGTCAAGGTCCATTTTCGGGACGATAGGGGGCTCCCTGCAGACGCTCTTCGGGGGCAATATCACCCTCTTCACCGAGTTGTGTGAGAAGACGCGGGCCGAAGCTTTTGACATGATGGTCTCCCACGCGGAACAACTCGGCGCCAATGCCGTGGTTGGGATACGGTACGATGCCACCGAAATGCTGCAAGGCGTGACCGAGGTGTTGTGTTATGGAACAGCCGTTACCGTGCGGCCCGAATAG